The Paenibacillus beijingensis nucleotide sequence CGGCGTACCGATCAAAGCTCCGGTTGCGGGTGTGGCGATGGGACTTATTAAAGACGGCGACCATTTCTCCATTTTGACCGATATCCAAGGGATGGAAGACCACCTCGGCGATATGGACTTCAAAGTGGCGGGTACGGAAGCCGGCGTTACGGCGATCCAAATGGATATCAAAATCGACGGCATCGACCGCGCGATTCTGAGCCAGGCGCTGGAACAAGCCCGCGTTGGTCGGATGTTCATTTTGAGCAAAATGAACGAAGTGATGAGCCAGCCGCGCAAAAGCTTGTCCAAATACGCTCCGAAAATCGTTACGCTTTCGATCAACCCGGACAAAATCCGTGACGTTATCGGCGCGGGCGGCAAAATCATTAACAAAATCATCGAAGAAACCGGCGTAAAAATCGATATCGAGCAAGACGGCATGGTATACATCGCTTCCTCGAACGAAGAGATGAACCAACGCGCCAAGCAGATTATCGAAGGCATCGTGAAAGAAGTCGTCGTCGGCGAAATCTACACCGGTACGGTGAAACGGATCGAGAAATTCGGCGCTTTCGTCGAAATTTTGCCGAACAAAGACGGTCTGGTGCATATTTCCCAACTTGCCAACGAACGTGTCGGCAAAGTGGAAGATGTCGTCAGCATCGGCGATGTCATCACCGTCAAGGTAACGGAAATCGATCAGCAGGGCCGGATCAACCTGTCACGCAAAGCGGTTCTTGCGCCTCCTGCTCCAGCTCAGTAAGCAGCATACAATTTCATAGCACCAAGACTAAGAGTCAGATTCGATCTGTCTCTTTTTTATTGCAACCATGTCATAAGCCGGGAGATCAAAAATATGGATCATCCATCCCATTCCGCGTACGATATTGCGCAGGTGTGTTTGTTAGCCGGAAAAATCATGCTGGAAAACGGCGGGGAAACGTACCGGGTCGAGGATACGATGACGCGCGTTGCAGCGGCATTCGGCATCCGCAATTCGCAAAGCTACGTGACGCCGACGGGAATATTATTTTCCATCGACGGGCCGCAGCAGACAACCCGAATGATCCGGATCTCCGAACGATCGACGGATTTGCATAAAGTAACGCTCGTCAACGCCATTTCCCGAAAAATTAGTCTTGGGGAGCTGTCGGTATCGGAAGCCCATCGCTTGTTGAACGAGATCGAGGGAGCAAGCGCCATGTACCCGCTTTGGTTCAAAATAATGGCGGCGGCTATAGCAAGCGGCTGCTTTTTAATCATGTTCGGCGGGACGTGGCACGATTTCATTCCCGTTTTTCTTGCCGGCGGAATTGGATTTGCCTTTCAGCTTTATTTCCACCGATTAGTTCCGATCAAGTTTATCGCCGAATTTCTCGGCTCGGTCCTCATTGGCGCGATCGCTTATTTGTTCCTGAAAGCGGGATTCGGTCATGATTTGGATAAAATGATCGTCGGGTCCGTCATGCCGCTCGTGCCGGGACTGCTCATTACAAACGCGGTTCGCGATTTAATGGCGGGTCATCTCGTTTCCGGTCTTTCAAAAGGGGCGGAGGCTTGTTTAACCGCATTCGCCATCGGAGCGGGCATCGCGTTTGTTCTTTCGTTTATAAGCGGGGTGGGGATCGGATGATCATCGAGCAGCTTCTGATGAGCTTTGTCGCTTCGGCAGCCTTTGCCATCCTGTTCAATGTACCGAAGGGGAGTCTGCTGCAGAGCGGGTTTGTCGGCATGATCGGCTGGCTGCTGTACATATCGCTTTTAAACGTTGTCGACGAGCCGATTTTACCTACGCTGATTTCTTCCTTTGTTGTGGCGGTGACGAGCCAAGTTTTTGCAAAACTGTACAAAACGCCGATCATCGTGTTCAGCGTTTCGGGCATTATTCCGCTAGTTCCCGGCGGACTGGCCTATGACGCGATGCGAAAGGTGGTCGAAAACCACTATGACACGGCCGTCCAGCTGGCGGCCAAAGCGCTCATGCTCTCCGGCGCGATCGCGATGGGACTGGTTTTTTCGGAAGTGATCAACCACTTGATCCGAAGGTCCAGGTTGTGATCCGTCAGCGGAGTGGGCGGGTTTGAATCTGGAGAAGCGTCAGCGTTCGTAAGATCAACCGTACGTGCAGCTGCCCTCTGCTCCCTTTTACATAAAAATGCAGTGAAAACGGAGCGGAGTGGCTAACTTGTGACTGGAGAAGCAACAGCGATCGGAAGCACAAGTCAGCAACGAAGCGACTTACCTATCACCGCATTTTTAATCCTCTTCCGAATAATCCTGTCCACCTTTTCATACGATTTGGAGAGAAGGGTGGGAGATGAGGGGATGAATGTCAGGAGAACGATCGTAATGGCCGCATGCATGCTGCTTGTGCTCGCTTGCGCCCGCTGGAACGAAAATATGTCCGCTTATCTCACAGCGGTTAAGGAGGGAACCCGAACGGCATATCCGGCGCTGGCGCGGGTGACTGCGGCGGCGGATGCGGACAGCGAGTTGTATGCCGTAATCAAACAGGAAGCGACAAAACGTTATGTAGCTCCTGTCGATGCGAAAGTGGATCGAGTTTGGCATGCCGTCCCCGGCTACAACGGTCTGGAAATCGACATTGAGCAAACGTATAAAGCGGCTTTGGCAGCAGGCAAAACCTCCTCTTCCGCCATCACTTACGTATTCCGGGAAATTCCTCCGAAAGTGAGTCTCGACGACCTTGGCGAACAGCCGATTTACAGGGGCAATCCGAACAAGCCGATGGTGTCGCTGATGATCAATGTCGCCTGGGGAAACGAGTATTTGGATTCGATGCTGAATACGCTTGACCGCGAAGGGGTCAAAGCAACCTTTTTCCTGGACGGCTCCTGGCTGAAGAAAAATCCCGAGCTTGCGAAAACGATCCAGTCCCGCGGTCATGAAATGTCCAACCATGCCTATTCGCACCCCGATATGAAAACGCTCGACCGTCAATCGCAGTGGAATCAGATTGCGAAGACGGAGGCGCTGCTGAAATCGACTCTCGGCGTGAGCAACCGCTTCTTTGCCCCCCCTTCGGGCAGCTATAACGCAACGACGGTCAAAGTCGCCGCCGAGCAGGGGCTGAAGACGGTGCTGTGGACGCTGGATACGGTCGATTGGCGGAAACCGTCGCCCAGCTGGATTTTGAACCGGATCGGGAATGGGATTGAGCCCGGATCCCTCATTTTAATGCATCCTACCGCTTCCGCACGCGATTCGCTGGCAGGCATTATTAAGCTGGCGCGGAGCAAAGGCTATGCGCTTGGCACGGTCAGTCAGACGCTTTCGCCGGAGAGGGTGAAAGTGAGCGGTTGAGGGCAGGCGCTAATTTTGTTATAGTGGTATCATTCGTTTTATAGGAGGTGACCCGGTGAAGAAATATACCTTAAGCAATGGTCTGCGCGTCGTCGTGGAGCCGATTCCTACCTGCCGTTCCGTGTCGTTCGGAATTTGGGTGAAGACAGGGTCGCGGAATGAAACGCCGGACAACAACGGTATTTCCCATTTTATCGAGCATATGCTCTTTAAAGGAACCGGAACCCGCTCGGCCAAAGACATTGCGGACTTGTTCGACGGTATCGGCGGCAACGTGAACGCCTTTACGTCCAAAGAATATACATGCTATTTCGCGAAAGTGCTGGACGAGCATTTGCCGATTGCGGTCGATGCGCTTGCGGATATGTTTTTTGAATCGCAGTTCGACGGGGAAGAACTGGCGAAAGAAAAAAACGTCATTTTGGAAGAAATCTCGATGTATGAAGATACCCCCGACGACAAGGTGCACGATGAAGCATCGAGGGCCGCTTACGGGGACCATCCGCTTGCCTATTCGATCCTTGGTTTGGAAGAAAGATTATCGGCCATGGATTCGAATGCTTTGCGTCATTATATGAACGATCAGTATACGATCGACAATACGGTGATCAGCGTCGCGGGCAACGTTGAGGAACGGGCGCTGCTCGAACTATTGGAGAAGCATTTCAGCCGGTTCGCTACCCGCGGAACGACTTCGGTACTGGCCGCTCCGGAATTTAAAAGCGATTATTTGTTTCATAAGAAGAAAACGGAACAAAATCATATTTGCCTTTCGTTTCCGGGCTGCTCCATTTCCGACCCGCAGCTGTATGCGATGATTTTGCTGAACAATGCGCTCGGAGGGGGGATGAGCTCGCGGCTGTTCCAGGAAATCCGCGAGAAGCGCGGGCTCGCTTATTCCGTTTATTCCTATCATACTTCTTATGCGGATACCGGGTTGTTTACGATTTATGCCGGCACCGCGCCGAAGCAGACGAAGGAAGTGCTCGATCTGACGATGGATCTGCTCGGCGAGCTGGCGGTCAAGGGCTTAAGCGATGCGGAGCTGCACCGGGGCAAGGAACAGCTGAAGGGCAGCCTCATCCTGAGCCTGGAAAGCACAAGCAGCCGCATGAACCGGATCGGCAAAAATGAACTGATGCTTGGCCGTCATTACACGCTTGACGAGATGATCGAACGGATCGAAGCAGTCACAATGGCGGATATAACAGATATAACATCGCGCATGCTGGCGGTTCCTTTTGCAACCGCAATGGTAGGCTCCACCGATAAGGCGGCGGCCGCGCTCGGGAGGGATCGTTTTGTTTCAGGTACTGTTTAAAAAATTGCCGGGCAACGAAGATGTTGCACTGCCTGCCAAAATGTCGGAACTGGCGGCAGGCTTTGATCTTCATGCCGCGGTCGAATCCCCGGTAGAGCTGAAGCCGGGAGAGCGCAAGCTGATTCCGACCGGTTTTGCGATGGCGATGCCAGCCGGGCTGGAAGCGCAAATACGGCCCCGCAGCGGACTCGCGTATAAGCACGGCATTACGTGTTTGAATTCGCCCGGGACAATCGATGCCGATTACCGGGGCGAAGTAAAGGTGCTCCTCATTAATTTGGGAAGCGAGACGTTTACGATATCCCGCATGGAACGGATCGCCCAAATGGTGTTCCAGACCGTGCCTCAAATTGAAGTTGCGGTTGCGGACGAACTTCCGGAAACGGTCCGGGGCGCAGGCGGTTTCGGCCACACCGGGGTTTAGAAGTTCTTAAAGAAAAATATGGAGTTTACAAAAGGTCAACCGTTGTGGAACGGTTGGCCTTTTGTCTTATTCGGCCAACGCCCAATTTCTGGCCGGCCATTCGTCTTTTTCCTTTTCACCCCGCATTGGGCGGCCGCATACGATGATGTAGACGCAAGCAAACCGCTCGGGCGCAGCGGACTGTCCGAACACGGTTTACCCGCGGGCGGTTACCCGGCGAAGGGCTTCCGTCCGTTGCGATTTATGTTGGAAAGGAAGTGAAATCTTGATGCTTACAGGCGTTCAAGTGCTGTTGATCGGAGGCGATGCCAGACAGCTCGAGGTCATCCGCAAACTGGTGGAACTCGACGCGTCCGTTACGGTCGTCGGATTCGACGGTCTCGCCGCCTTGCCCGCCGGGGCAATGTGCGAAGAACTGCGCGAAGAGCTGTTTGACGGCGCGGACGCGGTCATATTGCCGGCAGTCGGGACGGACGATTACGGGATTGTGCCGGCTACATTCAGCACGGGCGAACTGAAGCTGACCGGCGATCATATTGCCAGACTTCCGAAACACTGTAAAATTTATGCCGGCATGGCCAAACCGTATTTGCGCGACCTATGCAGCGGCTATGAGATCGGATTGGTTGAACTGTTTGACCGCGATGACATCGCCATCTACAACTCCATTCCGACGGCGGAAGGGGCCGTGAAGATGGCCATCGAGAATACGGATATTACGATTCACGGTTCCAACTGCATGGTGCTCGGGCTTGGCCGCACCGGGCTCACTTTAGCGAGAACATTGCAAGGATTGGGCGCGAACGTACTTGCCGGCGTGCGCCGCGAAGACGATTTTGCACGTGCGTCGGAGATGAGATTTCAGCCCTTTTATGTACGGGATTTGCTCCATAAAACGGGCAACATTGACTTGCTTTTTAATACAATTCCGACTATGATAGTCACAGCGCAAATTATAACAAAATTGCCCTCTCGAGCCGTCATTATCGACCTCGCTTCCAAGCCCGGCGGAACGGATTTCCGCTTTGCCGAGAAGCGCGGCATCAAGGCGATGCTCGCTCCCGGGTTACCAGGTATCGTAGCACCCGTAACAGCTGGACGGATCATAGCGGATTGTCTCGGTCAGTTAATTATGGAAGATACCAGCAAGCGGGGGAATGGGCAATGAATTGGACGGGAACGACAGTCGGGTACGCATTATCCGGCTCGCATTGCACGTTCGAGGAAGTCATGCCGCAGATCAAGAAATTTGTGGACGCGGGCGCGAACGTGATTCCGATTGTATCGCAGAGCATTATGACGACAGATACCCGCTTCGGCACATCCGCCGAATGGCAGCGTCAATTAAAGGAAATTACGGGCAATGAAATCATATCGACCATTGTACAGGCGGAGCCGCTCGGACCTTCCAAAAAAATCGACGTGCTGCTGATCGCGCCATGCACGGGTAATACGACGAGCAAGCTCGCCAACGCAATGACCGACAGCGCCGTACTGATGGCAGCCAAGGCGCAAATGCGCAACGGCAAGCCCGTCGTTCTGGCGATCTCGACGAACGACGGTTTGGGGCTTAATGCCGCCAATATCGCCAAGCTGCTCGTTGCCAAAAACATTTATTTCGTGCCGTTCGGCCAAGATAATCCGGTGCAAAAACCGAATTCTCTCGTAGCTCGCATGGATCTGGTCATGGAATCTTGCGAGGCGGCGCTGCAAGGTAGACAGCTGCAGCCTTTGCTGGTGGAGCGACATACGTCCTAAACTCAACGTTTCGTGATAGGGATCATTCCTTGACATATGCATCTTAGAGGGGGAGACCACAAACAAATGTCGCATCAGAAATTGTTCAACGTTGCCGTGGTTGGGGCGACAGGCGCAGTAGGGGAACAAATCCTGAATCTGCTTGAATCCAGAAACTTCCCTATCGGACAATTGAAATTGCTTTCTTCCGCCCGCTCCGCCGGGACGAAAGTTTCCTTCAAGGGGCAGGAATATACGGTTGAAGAGGCGACTCCGGACAGCTTCAAAGGAATCGATATCGCGTTGTTCAGCGCAGGCGGAGACGTGAGCAAAGCGCTTGCGCCGCATGCGGTGGAGCATGGCGCCGTCTGTATCGATAATACGAACGCTTACCGGATGGACCCGCAAACTCCGCTCGTCGTTCCGGAAGTGAACATTGAGGAAGTCGGGGGCCATAACGGCATTATTGCGAATCCGAACTGTTCCACCATTCAAATGGTTGCGGCGCTCAAGCCGCTCTACGACCGTTACGGCATATCCAAAATTATCGTTTCGACTTACCAAGCCGTCTCGGGAGCGGGCAGCCGAGCGATCGATGAAATGCTGCGCCAAACGCGCGCTGTGCTTGACGGTGCCGAAGTGAACCCGGACATTTTGCCTGTCGGATCGCTGCCGGTGAAGCATCCAATCGCATTTAATGCGATTCCGCAAATCGACAAGTTTCAGGACAACGGCTATACGCTGGAAGAGATGAAGATGGTCCGCGAAACGAAAAAAATTATGAAGGACGATTCCATCGACGTAACGGCTACATGCGTGCGCATTCCGGTCGTATACGGGCATTCGGAATCGGTCTATGTCGAATTGAAAAACGATTACGAGCTCGAAGACGTCAAACGTCTGCTTTCGGAAGCCCCTGGTATTGTCGTTGTGGATAATAACAGTGAGCAGCAGTATCCTCTGGCAACGGATGCGGCCGGCAAACCGGATGTGCTTGTCGGACGGATTCGCCGCGACCTTGGCAACAAACGCGGTTTGAACCTGTGGATTGTATCCGACAACCTCCTTAAAGGAGCGGCTTGGAACGCCGTGCAAATCGCCGAGCACATTGCCGCAGGGGAATAAATAAACAAGAAGCGGATGGAACGAACCAAGCAGCGGTCGAAAGACGTCTTCAGATGCAACTGCGGAGGAGTAACAACATGGGCGTTCTGGTGCAAAAATTCGGCGGCACGTCGCTTGCTACCGAACAGGCCAGACAACTTGTCATCCGTCATATTGAACGGGAACGAAACTTGGGTCACCGCATCGTTGTTGTCGTTTCGGCAATGGGACGCAAAGGCGATTTATACGCAACGGATACGCTGCTGCAGCTCATTGCCGACAACGGAGGCGCGCTCCCGCCGCGCGAGCGCGATCTGCTGCTTGGCTGCGGAGAAATAATTGCGGCCTCCGTTCTGTGCAGCCTGCTCAATGCTGTAGGTATCCCTGCCGTTGCGTTGACCGGCGGCGGTGCAGGCATCCGTACCGGCGACCGTTTCGGCGAAGCGAGAATTTTGGAGGTTCGGCCGGAGAAGATTTTGCGGCATCTCGATGAAGGCAGCATCGTCATTGTGACCGGATTTCAGGGACAAACGGAAGCCGGCGATATGACGACGCTGGGCAGAGGCGGGAGCGACACGTCGGCGACGGCGCTTGGAGCCGCACTGCATGCAGATATGGTCGATATTTATACCGATGTGAACGGCATTTTGACGGCCGATCCGCGTATTGTGAAGGATGCCCGGCCGCTAACGGTCGTCGGATATGCGGAAATTTGCAACATGGCGCAGCAGGGAGCGAAAGTCATTCATCCCCGTGCCGTTGAAATTGCCGCTCAGGCGCGCATTCCGCTTCGGGTCCGCTCCACATTCTCCGAAGAGGAAGGAACGCTTGTTACGGACACAGTCGTGCTTGCGCATGGAGACCGTTCGCGGCTTCGCGACCGGCACGTAACGGGAATCGCCCATGTGCATGGCGTGACGCAAATTACGGTCGAAACGATTGAAGGACAAAGCGATACGCAGCTGCAGGTGTTTCAATCGATGGCCCGCAATCATATTAGCGTCGATTTTATTAATGTAACGCCGGGCGGAGCGGTCTACACCGTTTCCGATCAGGACGCCGCGAAGGCGGTGGGCATTTTGCAAGGATTGGGCTTCAGTCCGAAAACGGTAAACGGCTGTGCAAAGGTTTCGGTCATCGGCGGCGGCATGAACGGCGTGCCGGGCATTATGGCGCGTATCGTTGAGGCGCTCACCGAAGGGGATATCCCGATATTGCAATCCGCCGATTCCAATACGACGATCTGGGTGTTGGTGCGGGAAGAGCATATGGCCGATGCCCTGCGGGCGCTGCACGCCAAGTTCGAGCTGCATCTATAAAGCTGATGATGAATGCGGTAAGGAGCCAGCGCTATTTGATTGGCTCCTTTATCGCTTATATAATATTTTGCCCTATATAACAGGTAGCCTGATGACAGGAACGATTGTAAGGAGGAGCTTTGGACATGGACTTTGGAAGACTGATTACAGCAATGGTCACTCCTTTCGACGCGGAAGGAGCAATTGACTGGGACACGACGGCCCGTCTGGTTGATTATTTGATTGACGAGCAAAGGAGCGATTCACTTGTTGTATGCGGTACAACGGGAGAGTCACCGACGCTGACCGAGGAAGAGAAACTGGAAATGTTCCGCTTCGTCCTGAAACGGGCGAATGGCCGCTGCAAAGTGATTGCGGGAACCGGGAGCAACAGTACCGTTCACACCATTCATTTGACGAAAGAGGCAGAAAAAATAGGCGTCGATGGCGTTTTGCTCGTCGTGCCTTATTATAATAAGCCTAGCCAAGAAGGAATGTACCGCCATTTTAAAGCGGTTGCCGAAGCGACGGAGCTGCCTGTTATGCTGTATAACGTTCCAGGAAGGACAGGCATCAGCATTTCCGCGGAAACGACGATTCGCCTTGCCCAAATCCGTAACATTGTTGCCACCAAAGAATGCGTTGCGGATCAGGTCGTTGAGATCGTCTCCGGCGCACCCGAAACGTTTCGGGTATACAGCGGCGACGACTCGGCGACGCTGCCCGTACTCGCTGCCGGCGGCTACGGCATTGTCAGCGTAGCGAGCCATATTATCGGTCCCCAGATGAAGGAGATGATCGATGCGTATCTGAGCGGCAACGTAAAGGAAGCGGCTGCGCTGAACATCAAGCTCACACCAATCTTTGAAGGACTATTTGCATGTCCTCATTATGTCCCGAATCCGGTTCCGGTGAAGTATGCGCTCGGTTTGAAGGGAATGCCGGTCGGCGGCGTCCGTCT carries:
- a CDS encoding threonine/serine exporter family protein, which gives rise to MDHPSHSAYDIAQVCLLAGKIMLENGGETYRVEDTMTRVAAAFGIRNSQSYVTPTGILFSIDGPQQTTRMIRISERSTDLHKVTLVNAISRKISLGELSVSEAHRLLNEIEGASAMYPLWFKIMAAAIASGCFLIMFGGTWHDFIPVFLAGGIGFAFQLYFHRLVPIKFIAEFLGSVLIGAIAYLFLKAGFGHDLDKMIVGSVMPLVPGLLITNAVRDLMAGHLVSGLSKGAEACLTAFAIGAGIAFVLSFISGVGIG
- a CDS encoding threonine/serine exporter family protein, which translates into the protein MIIEQLLMSFVASAAFAILFNVPKGSLLQSGFVGMIGWLLYISLLNVVDEPILPTLISSFVVAVTSQVFAKLYKTPIIVFSVSGIIPLVPGGLAYDAMRKVVENHYDTAVQLAAKALMLSGAIAMGLVFSEVINHLIRRSRL
- a CDS encoding polysaccharide deacetylase family protein, which codes for MNVRRTIVMAACMLLVLACARWNENMSAYLTAVKEGTRTAYPALARVTAAADADSELYAVIKQEATKRYVAPVDAKVDRVWHAVPGYNGLEIDIEQTYKAALAAGKTSSSAITYVFREIPPKVSLDDLGEQPIYRGNPNKPMVSLMINVAWGNEYLDSMLNTLDREGVKATFFLDGSWLKKNPELAKTIQSRGHEMSNHAYSHPDMKTLDRQSQWNQIAKTEALLKSTLGVSNRFFAPPSGSYNATTVKVAAEQGLKTVLWTLDTVDWRKPSPSWILNRIGNGIEPGSLILMHPTASARDSLAGIIKLARSKGYALGTVSQTLSPERVKVSG
- a CDS encoding M16 family metallopeptidase, which codes for MKKYTLSNGLRVVVEPIPTCRSVSFGIWVKTGSRNETPDNNGISHFIEHMLFKGTGTRSAKDIADLFDGIGGNVNAFTSKEYTCYFAKVLDEHLPIAVDALADMFFESQFDGEELAKEKNVILEEISMYEDTPDDKVHDEASRAAYGDHPLAYSILGLEERLSAMDSNALRHYMNDQYTIDNTVISVAGNVEERALLELLEKHFSRFATRGTTSVLAAPEFKSDYLFHKKKTEQNHICLSFPGCSISDPQLYAMILLNNALGGGMSSRLFQEIREKRGLAYSVYSYHTSYADTGLFTIYAGTAPKQTKEVLDLTMDLLGELAVKGLSDAELHRGKEQLKGSLILSLESTSSRMNRIGKNELMLGRHYTLDEMIERIEAVTMADITDITSRMLAVPFATAMVGSTDKAAAALGRDRFVSGTV
- the dut gene encoding dUTP diphosphatase, translated to MFQVLFKKLPGNEDVALPAKMSELAAGFDLHAAVESPVELKPGERKLIPTGFAMAMPAGLEAQIRPRSGLAYKHGITCLNSPGTIDADYRGEVKVLLINLGSETFTISRMERIAQMVFQTVPQIEVAVADELPETVRGAGGFGHTGV
- the dpsA gene encoding dipicolinate synthase subunit DpsA, giving the protein MLTGVQVLLIGGDARQLEVIRKLVELDASVTVVGFDGLAALPAGAMCEELREELFDGADAVILPAVGTDDYGIVPATFSTGELKLTGDHIARLPKHCKIYAGMAKPYLRDLCSGYEIGLVELFDRDDIAIYNSIPTAEGAVKMAIENTDITIHGSNCMVLGLGRTGLTLARTLQGLGANVLAGVRREDDFARASEMRFQPFYVRDLLHKTGNIDLLFNTIPTMIVTAQIITKLPSRAVIIDLASKPGGTDFRFAEKRGIKAMLAPGLPGIVAPVTAGRIIADCLGQLIMEDTSKRGNGQ
- a CDS encoding dipicolinate synthase subunit B — translated: MNWTGTTVGYALSGSHCTFEEVMPQIKKFVDAGANVIPIVSQSIMTTDTRFGTSAEWQRQLKEITGNEIISTIVQAEPLGPSKKIDVLLIAPCTGNTTSKLANAMTDSAVLMAAKAQMRNGKPVVLAISTNDGLGLNAANIAKLLVAKNIYFVPFGQDNPVQKPNSLVARMDLVMESCEAALQGRQLQPLLVERHTS
- a CDS encoding aspartate-semialdehyde dehydrogenase, with protein sequence MSHQKLFNVAVVGATGAVGEQILNLLESRNFPIGQLKLLSSARSAGTKVSFKGQEYTVEEATPDSFKGIDIALFSAGGDVSKALAPHAVEHGAVCIDNTNAYRMDPQTPLVVPEVNIEEVGGHNGIIANPNCSTIQMVAALKPLYDRYGISKIIVSTYQAVSGAGSRAIDEMLRQTRAVLDGAEVNPDILPVGSLPVKHPIAFNAIPQIDKFQDNGYTLEEMKMVRETKKIMKDDSIDVTATCVRIPVVYGHSESVYVELKNDYELEDVKRLLSEAPGIVVVDNNSEQQYPLATDAAGKPDVLVGRIRRDLGNKRGLNLWIVSDNLLKGAAWNAVQIAEHIAAGE
- the dapG gene encoding aspartate kinase; the protein is MGVLVQKFGGTSLATEQARQLVIRHIERERNLGHRIVVVVSAMGRKGDLYATDTLLQLIADNGGALPPRERDLLLGCGEIIAASVLCSLLNAVGIPAVALTGGGAGIRTGDRFGEARILEVRPEKILRHLDEGSIVIVTGFQGQTEAGDMTTLGRGGSDTSATALGAALHADMVDIYTDVNGILTADPRIVKDARPLTVVGYAEICNMAQQGAKVIHPRAVEIAAQARIPLRVRSTFSEEEGTLVTDTVVLAHGDRSRLRDRHVTGIAHVHGVTQITVETIEGQSDTQLQVFQSMARNHISVDFINVTPGGAVYTVSDQDAAKAVGILQGLGFSPKTVNGCAKVSVIGGGMNGVPGIMARIVEALTEGDIPILQSADSNTTIWVLVREEHMADALRALHAKFELHL
- the dapA gene encoding 4-hydroxy-tetrahydrodipicolinate synthase, with protein sequence MDFGRLITAMVTPFDAEGAIDWDTTARLVDYLIDEQRSDSLVVCGTTGESPTLTEEEKLEMFRFVLKRANGRCKVIAGTGSNSTVHTIHLTKEAEKIGVDGVLLVVPYYNKPSQEGMYRHFKAVAEATELPVMLYNVPGRTGISISAETTIRLAQIRNIVATKECVADQVVEIVSGAPETFRVYSGDDSATLPVLAAGGYGIVSVASHIIGPQMKEMIDAYLSGNVKEAAALNIKLTPIFEGLFACPHYVPNPVPVKYALGLKGMPVGGVRLPLVEASEAEAEFLRQLVL